The Glycine max cultivar Williams 82 chromosome 3, Glycine_max_v4.0, whole genome shotgun sequence sequence atattttttacattttgcattaattatattgacaatcaatgaaaaaaatatcaatttttttcaaataattaacatatttcATAGAAAATAGtataattgtttcattttaaacaATGGAATGATCAAATTGAACCTTTTAATAATTaagagattaaattaaattttaaaatataattaagggaTCAATTatatgattaagaaaaaaaattgtcattaatcattttaaaaatatattatattgctttgttttattttttatatattaagaagTCGTACTATTTAAATAATGAagctatattttaatattttgcacTTAATTACATTTACTTAAGTATAATTATCTTGTTTGTCCctaaaataaagaacaattaCAGCTCATAACGTTACCTGTCAGGTCATGTACACGGTGGTTTGGGGAACACTGATGAGTGATAGTGATGGATGCCTCGTCTTCAATTACTGGCCAGAACCTGGTTTGATTCCGGTTGGTGTCCATTTCATTTCTCAAATCCCAAAGAGGCTATGCAGGGTTGTAAAACAACaccatttaaattaaatcaagtcACATTTGAAACCAAATCacacttaaaatatttaaatgatgtaaaacaaatttttaaactaaGTTGGTTTAAttctgtttattttaaaaactgattttaattaagttaattttggttttaaaactagtttgatttctattaaaaaaataagctatGCACACCCTCAAGGCTGATGATCTTCTAATTTACAACTCCAGCTGGCCTGATGTTGAAAATTGCTTGCTATTCATTATTGCTTTAGGAGAATGAAATAAATACCGCGGCTTAATCACCGGAGAGAGAGCAAAAATGGTTGAGCATGCCATGATCAAAATTAAAGAGCTGAAAGGCTCTTCCATTACATACTGTCATTTTGCATTATTAGATTGTAGGTCTGGTTACATTAATACGTTTAGATGGAAAAGGAAATTATTACTCCATTGATTACTACGTCCAGAGTCCAGAGGTACTGAAGAGTGAAGGCTGAAACGTGAAAATTTATTACacttctttccctttttctctTGTGTAGGTGAGCTATAGTTCCCTTGATCTTGTGTTCGTTCACTTCGTTGGTTATTTGTTGATCTACAATTTTTGACATGTATAAACTATAATGGCGAATTCAGCTTATTTAAGTTATAGTTGCTTGGCTTATTATctctattaatttaaattaacaaatattttgtgaattatgagactatttttatattcaagtaaaatcttagaaaataaattaacattatgATATATGCttgaaatcatataaaatacatgcataaaaagaatttaaaattaaaataccattctttgagagaaattaaattataaggttTAACcacactaaaaaattaataatctaatttaatatatgaaaaactTATTGGTAGTAGAATATAGTCTTGTACGCGCGGACACACACGTCTCATCTCTCTTTATTCCGTCACAAAACTACAATCAGTGAGTTTGGCGGGGAATAAAGAATACGtaaccaaatcaaataaatataaatggttTGAAATTGTTAGTGGACCAATGCTTtagaatataaaaagggaagatGGAACAAGGAATCATATGTGACACTTCATAATACGATTGCATGTCAATATGTCATAAATTAGTTGAACACTATTTAACTTCAAGTGAACTAATAGGCTCCGGAAAGAACAACTACTGAGATTTTCTGATGGTTTTTGTCATATAATTAACTATTTAAGGCGCCCCTTATGAAAACGTAAGAGCCTAGTTCACTAATTTAGTCATGTGAAATTGGTCTCGTGCATGATATTTCTTGTGATTAGTTGGCTGTTTCTGTAACTAAAGAGAATAGAGATGGACTTCAGCAGAAAAAGCAGAATAAGTACTTATAACCACGTtgggagaaaataaaaatggaggAGTTTGATCGTTCTCTGACTGAAAACAAGTCGTTGCACCAAATTATTGGCAAACTACGTTATctgaagttaaaattaaaatttgactaCGAGAATGTGTGTTTGTGGCATATAATTTGGTATCTAACAACATGCTTGCACCATCATATATTTATAGTACTGTAGGACTCTCCAACATGCATTTTTAACCATACTTTTTAATATTGACTAACTAAAATCTATTGAAAGTCACAATTtgtgagttttaatttttatctaataagtttcacttataatttttatatattttgacaaatttaaattaataataaaagagtatgttaaaaattatgttttcaacacttttttgtatttataaagaCGACAGACTAAAGTATATTtgccttttaatttattttccatttccataaaatatatttaaatttcttgatatATTTCAAGGTTCACGTGGAGGAAATAAGCcgattactttaaaaaaaatttcactgtCTTACATATGCAAGGAGTAAAGGTTCTGTTTACTTCATGATAATGAAACCCAGTACTTGTTATATACGTTGAAATAGACGTGCATTAAATTGACTGCTAAAGCGTGAATACTACTCCCTCggcttttatatatttatcacattaaaaaatacttaatcttatttataagttattaattaatatattaataattatttttcaaattttgtcctttatattatttttaatactttattattaaggaagtttattttttgtattattcacCTATTCTTCTCACTtcatgtaattaataaaaatatgagtatttttttaaatactgcatttttttttgtctctcatATTATCTTCTTTCTCATATTATTTATGTCTTTTGTAAGATGATAATttagattaaatatttaattaattattagtaagATTAGTTGAatgtataattatattagaatataattaaaaatttcttttattttcagaaatatttaatgatttaacTTTTGTTTCTTAGTCATTCAGTTGAAAGTAATTGATATATAGGATCCGAAGGAGtatgttttttcctttcaatttgcaTACCACCCTTCACTAACAACAATagcaaagattaaaaaaattattgtgataGTTatcaaaaaaaacaaaaaaaagattgtCGTGAGTTATACTTATGAAAATAGTAATCGATCGCTTTATGACCTGTTCATCACAGGCATATATGTAATATGTaatgtaaatgaaacaagaaACCAATGCTTCCAAATTAAGTGTTTGTTTAGAAATGAATTATtcaagaaatataatatttttatctttcaaagtTTTCTCGTAAAGTAAGCTAGCAAAAAGAAGTGTAATTATTTCTAACTATGTAACTAAGCCAAACACCCTTTACGGACTTGATGTTAACCCAGATAATTGGAAAAACAAGATGGATTAACACATAATTCTGATAATGAGAAAGTGAGAAAAACCATTtttgaaaacagaaaaacaaaactCTATTTGGGTTGGGGGAGAAAAAACATTTCAACTGGGCTTGAAGGATTTTGATTAGAAGAAGTATATTCATGAAAGTGGACTCAGAATTCACCAAAATGGGGAAACAAACACTACAGGATAATTTTGTTTTGCGCAAATTGTTTTCATATATGGAATCTATTTCTAAAGATTTACACTTACAAACCCATGCAAATCGCTCCAAAAACGACAATTACCAACACTTTCCAATGAATAAATGCTGTGACTAATTCGGCtatgaacaaaaaagaagaagaagaagaagaagcttgcCCCCAAATTGCTTTCTTTTGAAAGGGCATATCCCCCGGAATGAAGTGCAATCGAGAACATTGCTTATTCTTTTTCCAATGGGCTTGCGGGGGGCAAGGAAGCATTGGACGACGAAGATCTTCTAGTAACCCTGAAACTGAAAAAACCGTACAGTTTCCGCAAATCCTTAACCGTATGGAAAGTCTCACCGCACACAACCCCGTCAGGTTCATCCATTTCATCGTCCTCCGTCTGCCGTCCGATCAAGCCGCACCCCCTCCCATCACCGTCCGTTTGCAAGGCGGTGATAACCGATTTAATAGCCCGACTCGGTGAGTTCCGGTTTGCTATCATCAACTCACCGATTTCAGCGGGACTCAAACTCGCCCCGTTTTGAAAAATCTCCTGCACCTGAGGAAACAACTTATGCTCCTTCACCCCAAGGTAACTACTCGCAAGCGTCTTAAACGCCGAAAAATCACAAAGCGGAAAATGAATATGCACGTCGACCCGACCCGGTCGAAGCAGGTTTGGGTCAACATGCTCCTTCGTGTTCATCGTGAACACCATAACCCTCTCTTCAGCGCAACACGAGGTTAGAAGCGCGTCCATGAAGTTCAGTATCCCCGACGCGCTTATTCTTGCCGTTTTCTCCGCGAGGAACCGGTCCAGGTCCTCGATCACCACCACCGACTTCGGCGTCGTTTGCAGGAGGAGCGATTTCAGATCCGAATCGCTGGAGATTTTGCAGAGGTCGATGTCGTAGACGTCGTAGGAGAGGAAATTGGCCATGGCGGCGACGAAGCTCGATTTTCCGGTGCCGGAGGGACCGTAGAGGAGGAAGCTCCGTTTCCAGACGCGGCCGAGGCGGTGGTAGTACTGCTTCGCTCTGAGGAACGATTCGAGATCGGATTTAACTTTGCTTTTGAGATCCGGCTCCATGGCGACGGTGTCGAACGTGGAAGGATGCGTGAACGGAACGGATCTCCAGCGTCGGAAGTCGTCGGCGATGTTCATGAAGAGAAGCAAGTCGCGCTTCCCTCGCTGGTCGATTTCGTCGGCGACGGCGTGAATGTGCTGAAGGTAAGGACGGAGGATTCTCCGCTTGTCCACCTTTCTGATCTTGAGAAGAAAGGTTCCGGTTTGGTTGAACCAGAAGAGTGTGGCTCCGAGAAAATGGTCCTCGATAGTTTGGTTTGGGCCGAGGCAGAGGACGATGTCGTTTTGCTTCTTGCCAGTGATGAGGTTGGCGAAGTCAGAGTCTTCGATGGAAGGTAGGGAATGTAAGTAGAGGGAGACCTTCCTGTATAGGTGGTTGTGCTGCGTCGTGTCGTTGAGTTCTGGGACTTTGAAGAACTGGTACACGTGGAACCAGTCTTCGATTCTTCTCCATAGCTTCTTCGCATGCCCCGTCTGGAACAGCGTCGCCCCAAACGCGATTAAAACGATGGAGGTGAAACTGAAAAGAATCATGGTGATCGGGGACCAAAACCTCAAAAGACCATGTTTGGATTCTGGGAATGGCTATTcagaaaaatgaattaattgactTTGGTGGGATAGAGAATGCCAAGGAGAGGAGAAGGGGTAAGTTACCCTCTTTTTATTGCAGCATAgcattatcttaaaataaataaacatgttaTTGATATATTCTA is a genomic window containing:
- the LOC100776680 gene encoding AAA-ATPase At2g46620 — encoded protein: MILFSFTSIVLIAFGATLFQTGHAKKLWRRIEDWFHVYQFFKVPELNDTTQHNHLYRKVSLYLHSLPSIEDSDFANLITGKKQNDIVLCLGPNQTIEDHFLGATLFWFNQTGTFLLKIRKVDKRRILRPYLQHIHAVADEIDQRGKRDLLLFMNIADDFRRWRSVPFTHPSTFDTVAMEPDLKSKVKSDLESFLRAKQYYHRLGRVWKRSFLLYGPSGTGKSSFVAAMANFLSYDVYDIDLCKISSDSDLKSLLLQTTPKSVVVIEDLDRFLAEKTARISASGILNFMDALLTSCCAEERVMVFTMNTKEHVDPNLLRPGRVDVHIHFPLCDFSAFKTLASSYLGVKEHKLFPQVQEIFQNGASLSPAEIGELMIANRNSPSRAIKSVITALQTDGDGRGCGLIGRQTEDDEMDEPDGVVCGETFHTVKDLRKLYGFFSFRVTRRSSSSNASLPPASPLEKE